A genomic segment from Clostridium pasteurianum BC1 encodes:
- a CDS encoding ribose-phosphate diphosphokinase: MICHGKNIKIFTGNSNPDLVKSIADILGIKLGDSKVSKFSNGETYVDINETVRGADVFVVQTLCEPVNDSLMELLIMLDALKRASAGRITAVIPHYAYARQDRKAKARQPITAKLVADLIHTAGADRVLTMDLHAAQIQGFFDIPVDHLEGAPILAKYFKELNFNKDELVAVSPDIGGVKRTRKFAERLEVPIAIVDKRRPKPNVSEVLSVIGNIDGKKVILVDDMIDTAGSITNAADALTKLGAKEIYACCTHGVLSGPAMERIEKSTLKEVVVLDTIPVDEKNCSNKIKILSVANIFAEAIRRIYEDVSVSKIFDEAIDNKN; the protein is encoded by the coding sequence ATGATATGTCATGGAAAAAATATAAAAATATTTACAGGTAATTCAAACCCAGATTTGGTAAAGAGTATTGCAGATATATTAGGTATTAAATTAGGAGATTCTAAGGTAAGTAAATTTAGTAATGGAGAGACTTACGTTGATATTAATGAAACCGTAAGAGGGGCAGATGTATTTGTAGTACAGACTCTTTGTGAACCTGTTAATGATAGTCTTATGGAACTTTTAATTATGCTTGACGCTCTTAAGAGGGCATCAGCTGGAAGAATAACTGCTGTTATACCGCATTATGCTTATGCAAGACAAGATAGAAAGGCAAAGGCAAGACAGCCAATAACAGCAAAGCTTGTAGCTGATCTTATACATACAGCAGGTGCTGACAGAGTACTTACAATGGATTTACATGCAGCACAAATTCAAGGATTCTTTGATATACCTGTTGACCATTTGGAAGGAGCTCCAATTTTGGCCAAATATTTTAAAGAACTAAATTTTAATAAGGATGAATTGGTTGCAGTATCACCTGATATAGGTGGAGTGAAGAGAACTAGGAAATTTGCAGAAAGACTTGAAGTGCCGATAGCTATAGTGGATAAGAGAAGACCAAAACCAAATGTATCAGAAGTATTGAGCGTTATTGGTAATATAGATGGAAAGAAAGTTATATTAGTAGATGATATGATAGATACAGCCGGTTCAATTACCAATGCAGCAGATGCACTTACAAAATTGGGAGCAAAAGAAATTTATGCTTGCTGTACTCATGGAGTATTGTCAGGACCTGCTATGGAGAGAATTGAAAAATCCACCCTTAAAGAGGTAGTAGTATTAGATACAATACCTGTTGATGAAAAAAACTGCAGCAATAAAATAAAGATTTTATCTGTAGCAAATATTTTTGCAGAAGCCATAAGAAGAATATATGAGGATGTTTCAGTAAGTAAAATATTTGATGAAGCAATAGATAATAAAAATTAA
- the glmU gene encoding bifunctional UDP-N-acetylglucosamine diphosphorylase/glucosamine-1-phosphate N-acetyltransferase GlmU yields the protein MDKCVLILAGGKGKRMKSDLPKVLHKVCGKEMLNHVIDVMRKSDFESINIIIGKGADQVKIATKEKNVTYSFQSEQLGTGHAVMCAKEFLKDKDGIVAIFAGDAPLISEDTVKKFIKFHEQGGYKATLLTSILEHPDGYGRIIRNSQDGVERIVEHKDCSADELKVKEVNAAMYCFDIKILLNGLEKIKNDNAQKEYYLTDMIEILRKAGEKIGAMAIDFEETLGVNSRVQLSEVERIMRNRINKKHMENGVTIIDPNCTYIGEDVQIEKDTIVYPGNVIEGNSIIKEGCILYPNSRIVSSIISENVTIQSSVILESKIGSNTTVGPFAYIRPETSIGSHARIGDFVEIKKSKIGNNTKVSHLTYIGDAEVGKNCNFGCGTVVVNYDGKEKHKTIIGDNSFIGCNTNLVSPVEVEDNTYIAAGSTITEKVPEGSLAIARSRQVNKKDWVSKNNLKK from the coding sequence ATGGATAAGTGTGTTTTGATTTTGGCAGGTGGCAAAGGCAAAAGGATGAAATCGGATTTACCTAAAGTACTGCATAAAGTCTGTGGTAAGGAAATGTTAAATCACGTAATTGATGTGATGAGAAAGTCAGATTTTGAATCTATTAATATTATAATAGGAAAAGGAGCTGACCAAGTAAAGATAGCTACAAAAGAAAAAAATGTAACTTATTCTTTTCAAAGTGAACAATTAGGTACAGGACATGCTGTTATGTGCGCTAAAGAATTTTTAAAAGATAAGGACGGAATTGTAGCAATCTTTGCAGGAGATGCTCCTTTAATTTCGGAAGACACTGTTAAAAAATTCATTAAATTCCATGAACAAGGTGGATATAAAGCTACTCTGCTCACTTCAATATTGGAACACCCTGATGGCTATGGTAGAATTATAAGGAATTCTCAAGATGGCGTAGAAAGAATAGTTGAGCATAAGGATTGCAGTGCTGATGAGCTAAAAGTTAAAGAAGTCAATGCAGCAATGTATTGTTTTGACATAAAAATTCTTTTAAATGGGTTAGAAAAAATTAAAAATGATAATGCTCAAAAAGAATACTACTTAACGGATATGATTGAGATATTAAGAAAAGCTGGAGAAAAAATTGGTGCAATGGCTATTGATTTTGAGGAAACTTTGGGAGTTAATTCAAGAGTTCAATTGTCTGAAGTTGAGAGAATAATGAGAAATAGAATTAATAAAAAACATATGGAAAATGGAGTTACTATTATTGACCCTAATTGTACATATATTGGTGAAGATGTACAGATAGAAAAGGATACAATAGTATATCCCGGAAATGTAATTGAGGGTAATTCTATAATAAAAGAGGGTTGTATTCTTTATCCTAATTCTCGAATCGTAAGTAGTATTATTAGTGAAAATGTAACTATACAGAGTTCTGTAATTTTAGAAAGTAAAATAGGCAGTAATACTACAGTAGGACCTTTTGCATATATAAGGCCAGAAACTAGTATTGGAAGTCATGCTAGAATAGGTGATTTTGTAGAAATTAAGAAATCTAAAATAGGCAACAATACTAAAGTATCACATTTAACATACATAGGTGATGCAGAGGTTGGAAAAAATTGTAATTTTGGCTGCGGAACAGTAGTGGTAAATTATGATGGAAAAGAAAAACATAAGACTATAATTGGTGATAATTCATTTATAGGTTGTAATACTAATTTGGTATCACCAGTAGAAGTTGAAGACAATACATATATTGCAGCGGGATCAACAATAACTGAAAAAGTTCCAGAAGGATCATTAGCAATAGCTAGATCAAGACAGGTTAATAAAAAAGACTGGGTATCAAAAAATAATTTAAAGAAATAA
- a CDS encoding HAMP domain-containing sensor histidine kinase, translating to MKKGLFSQMIATYTIIIAVSFIIVSGLLSVWFESYYFQQREDELYRGAALIKPVAINYMQGGMSYDFLNDTLQNLERYFNANILLVGKYGYVYAVSDETNVKLLDKQIILSGDIEQLRKGNIIARKDVYGDTFNMPVHTYIVPISDNSNGFEGAIMMNTSLSEIKRPLIKVYYIIWVLATFAIIIACIVIYHLSQKIIVKPLGKINYAARKIANGDIEKRVEIKSEDEIGELANSFNYMADSITKIEKNRREFISNVSHEIRSPITSIKGFIGGILDGVIPPEKEKYYLSLAYDETQRLTRLVNDLLDLSAIESGQLTLNITKLNINEIIRRTVIKFEPKINEKKLVVDVYFDKDDSYAMGDMDRIMQVVTNLIDNAIKYVVNEGKVSIGTKIKGDKIFISIYNESNPLSEDALKHIWDRFYKKDKSRTSKVSTGLGLPIVQSILTQHGEDIWVKNVKDTGVEFTFTLTKANN from the coding sequence ATGAAAAAGGGACTATTTTCTCAGATGATAGCAACATATACCATTATTATAGCTGTAAGCTTTATTATCGTTTCAGGACTTTTGTCTGTTTGGTTTGAATCCTATTATTTTCAACAAAGAGAGGATGAACTCTATAGGGGAGCAGCACTTATAAAGCCTGTAGCAATAAATTATATGCAGGGTGGTATGTCCTATGATTTCCTAAATGATACACTGCAGAATCTTGAACGCTATTTTAATGCAAATATACTTTTAGTAGGCAAATATGGTTACGTCTATGCAGTCTCTGATGAAACTAATGTCAAATTACTTGATAAACAAATAATTTTAAGTGGTGATATTGAACAGCTTAGAAAAGGAAATATTATTGCCAGAAAAGACGTATATGGAGATACCTTCAATATGCCTGTGCATACATATATTGTTCCAATTTCAGATAATAGTAATGGCTTTGAAGGAGCTATAATGATGAATACCTCTTTGTCTGAAATAAAGAGGCCACTTATAAAAGTATACTATATAATTTGGGTGTTGGCCACTTTTGCTATAATAATAGCCTGTATTGTTATATATCATCTATCACAGAAAATTATTGTTAAGCCCCTTGGTAAAATAAACTATGCAGCTAGAAAAATAGCTAATGGAGATATAGAAAAAAGAGTAGAAATCAAATCAGAGGATGAAATTGGAGAATTGGCAAATTCTTTTAACTATATGGCAGATTCCATAACTAAGATTGAAAAGAATAGAAGAGAATTCATTTCAAACGTTTCCCATGAAATAAGATCTCCGATAACCTCTATTAAAGGGTTCATTGGAGGAATATTGGATGGAGTTATACCACCGGAAAAAGAAAAATATTATTTATCTTTGGCCTATGATGAAACCCAGAGATTAACAAGACTTGTAAATGATCTATTGGATTTATCAGCTATAGAATCTGGCCAATTGACTCTGAATATAACTAAACTCAATATTAACGAGATAATAAGGCGTACTGTTATAAAGTTTGAGCCTAAAATAAATGAAAAGAAACTAGTAGTAGATGTATACTTTGACAAAGATGATTCCTATGCAATGGGAGATATGGACAGAATAATGCAAGTTGTAACAAATTTAATTGATAATGCAATTAAATATGTAGTAAATGAGGGAAAGGTGAGTATTGGAACAAAAATAAAAGGAGATAAGATTTTTATTTCAATCTACAATGAAAGTAATCCTTTATCAGAAGATGCTTTAAAGCATATTTGGGATAGGTTTTACAAAAAAGATAAATCTAGAACCTCTAAAGTTAGTACAGGACTTGGATTACCTATAGTTCAAAGCATACTTACCCAGCATGGGGAAGATATATGGGTAAAAAATGTTAAAGATACTGGAGTTGAGTTTACATTTACGTTGACAAAGGCAAATAATTAA
- the spoVG gene encoding septation regulator SpoVG: MQITDVRIRKITTEGKMKAIVSVTFDNEFVVHDIKVIEGQNGLFIAMPSRKTPDGEFKDIAHPINTTTREKIQTAILDEYEKVKNEEETKAESEE, translated from the coding sequence ATGCAGATTACAGATGTAAGAATCAGGAAAATAACTACAGAGGGAAAAATGAAAGCCATAGTTTCAGTTACATTCGATAATGAATTTGTTGTTCATGACATAAAGGTTATCGAGGGCCAGAATGGTCTTTTTATTGCTATGCCTAGTAGAAAGACTCCAGATGGAGAATTTAAGGACATAGCACATCCTATAAACACTACAACAAGAGAAAAAATACAAACGGCAATTTTGGATGAATACGAAAAAGTAAAAAATGAAGAAGAAACAAAAGCAGAAAGTGAAGAATAA
- the purR gene encoding pur operon repressor produces the protein MEKFSRNQRIAAITKILVEKPNKVINLNNFTEIFNAAKSTISEDIVIIRDILNKLKIGNIETISGASGGIKYACNVSEVEKEKFANELCFILKEKNRIIPGNFIYMTDVMYNPEMVHKAAAILSLNFNKLSIDYVVTVETKGIPLAYEVAKLLGVQLIIVRRDSKVTEGPTVSINYLSGSSKRIQNMSLSKRSMKRGSKCVFIDDFMKVGGTALGIIDLLREFDSEVLGIGVLIDSVENKRKLVNDYISILKFNGISEDGTAVLIPSENKK, from the coding sequence ATGGAAAAATTCAGTAGAAATCAAAGGATAGCAGCTATAACTAAAATATTAGTTGAAAAGCCTAATAAAGTTATAAATTTAAATAATTTTACGGAGATATTTAATGCAGCTAAATCAACCATAAGCGAAGATATAGTTATTATAAGGGATATACTAAACAAACTTAAAATTGGAAATATTGAAACAATTTCAGGTGCTTCTGGTGGAATTAAATATGCCTGTAACGTTTCAGAAGTGGAGAAAGAGAAATTTGCCAATGAATTATGTTTTATTTTAAAAGAAAAGAATAGAATAATACCAGGAAACTTTATTTATATGACCGATGTAATGTATAATCCCGAAATGGTACATAAAGCTGCAGCTATTCTGTCATTAAACTTTAATAAATTGTCAATAGATTATGTAGTTACGGTAGAAACAAAGGGAATACCCCTTGCTTATGAAGTGGCCAAATTATTGGGAGTACAGCTTATTATAGTAAGAAGAGACAGTAAGGTTACGGAAGGGCCTACTGTAAGTATAAATTATTTAAGCGGATCAAGTAAAAGGATACAGAATATGTCTTTATCTAAAAGGTCAATGAAAAGAGGAAGTAAATGTGTTTTTATTGATGATTTTATGAAGGTGGGAGGAACTGCATTAGGAATTATCGATCTATTAAGAGAATTCGATAGTGAGGTTTTAGGAATAGGTGTATTAATAGATAGTGTGGAAAATAAAAGAAAACTTGTAAATGATTATATATCTATTTTAAAATTTAATGGTATTTCTGAGGATGGAACGGCGGTTCTGATTCCATCGGAAAATAAAAAATAA
- a CDS encoding response regulator transcription factor — translation MEGTLGTILIIDDDENIADIIKIYLESSGYSTRLCYDGKEAIDAFIECKPDLVLLDIMLPHVDGIDVLKAIRKEYETPVIMLTAKGETFDKVLGLELGADDYIVKPFEAKELIARVKAVLRRYNTDNRGKEKLSFDGLLIDINSYSVVYNGEEIKMPPKEFELLHYLANNRNRVFTREQLLCEVWGYDYPGDSRTVDVHVKRLREKLQGGSNWQIQTVWGVGYKFEVK, via the coding sequence ATGGAAGGAACATTAGGAACAATTTTAATTATTGATGATGATGAAAATATAGCAGATATAATAAAAATATATCTTGAAAGTTCAGGGTACAGTACAAGGCTTTGTTATGACGGAAAAGAAGCTATAGATGCTTTTATAGAATGTAAACCGGATTTGGTACTTTTAGATATAATGCTGCCTCATGTAGATGGTATAGATGTTTTGAAGGCTATAAGAAAGGAATATGAGACTCCTGTAATTATGCTTACAGCTAAAGGAGAAACCTTTGATAAGGTTTTGGGGCTTGAACTTGGAGCTGATGATTATATTGTTAAGCCTTTCGAGGCTAAAGAACTTATAGCAAGAGTAAAAGCAGTATTGAGAAGATATAATACGGACAATAGAGGTAAAGAAAAATTAAGTTTTGATGGTTTATTAATAGATATAAATTCTTATTCTGTTGTATATAATGGAGAAGAGATAAAAATGCCACCAAAAGAATTTGAATTATTGCATTATCTTGCAAACAATAGAAATAGAGTATTTACCAGGGAACAACTTTTATGTGAAGTATGGGGATATGACTACCCGGGAGATTCAAGAACTGTAGATGTTCATGTTAAAAGGCTAAGAGAGAAGCTTCAGGGGGGATCAAATTGGCAAATTCAAACAGTATGGGGTGTTGGATATAAATTTGAGGTGAAGTAG